TATCCTTTCAGCAAAATGACATTTACTTTTTGAAAGTAACCTGTTAACGTGAAATGTTGGAACCTACTATATATTTAGACAAGAGGAGGAATACTAATGGGTGTTCCTGTAAAAAATGAAAAACCGGAGCGTCGCTCAACCTTAAGACTGCTCCTCCTTGTAGCCGGAATTATTTTACTAACGACTAACTTACGTGCTCCGATTACTTCTGTTGGACCGGTTGTCCCTCTTATTCGGGATGGACTAGGCATTTCAAATACAATGGTTGGTGCACTGACAACAATTCCATTATTGGCATTCGGCTTATTATCTCCTTTTGCCCCACGTCTCGCTAGAAGATTTGGAATGGAATTTGTCTTATTTTTTGTGTTAATCGCCATCACATTCGGACTTATTGCCAGACCTTTAGGCGGCATTTCGATCCTTTACATTGGGACCATTTTTATTGGTGCCGGGATTGCAATTGCCAACGTACTTATGCCAGCCTTTATCAAAATGAAATTCGAAAATAATATTGGCGTCATGACAGGAATCTATTCAATCTCTATGAACATCACTGCCGCATTGGCAGCTGGGTTAAGTATTCCAATTGCAACCGCCAGTTCGTTTGGTTGGAAGGCGTCTATTGGCGTTTGGGCAATATTTGCGGTGATTGCACTTTTAGTTTGGATTCCGCAACTCCGTAATCAACAAAAAGCATCTTCCCAAGGGAATGAAAATCATAAAGGAAATTCTCTTTTACGCTCAAAACTAGCTTGGAAAATTACGATTTTCATGGGATTACAATCTTTATTATTCTTCTGTATCGCAGCTTGGTTTCCTGTTATTTTACAAGATAGAGGGATGACTGCAGAGAAAGCAGGCTGGATGCTTTCATCCGTCCAATTGGCACAGTTGCCTTTTACCTTTATTGTTCCAATTATCGCAGGACGAATGAAAAATCAAATCCCGCTCGTTTGGGTTACATTCATTACCTTAATCCTTGGACTCTCAGGAATTTTATCTGGTTCAATGGCACTCGTATTACCGTCTGCAATTTTGTTCGGAATTGCAACTGCATTTGCATTTGGCTTAGCAATGATGTTCTTTATGTTAAGAACTGAAAACATATTTGAAGCAGCTGGTTTATCTGCAATGGCGCAAACATTTGGCTATTTACTTGCAGCTACGGGCCCTGCGCTTTTCGGTTTGTTATATGACCTAACAGGCGGTTGGACAATTCCTATTTTCTTATTAGTATTCTCTTCTATCGTCCTCCTCATTGTTGGATTGGGGGCCGGAAAAGATAATTATGTATCAAAACCGCCACAAACAACAACTGAAAAATAATCACTTAAACATTTATATTAAAAGTACAAAAGACTTCCTAATCCGTCTCAAATTGACGGACTGGAAGTCTTTTCTTTATTATAACGTTAGATTTCTTTCATTAAATTTGCCATTTCAATAGCCGCCGTGCCAGCATCCCAACCTTTGTTTCCGGCTTTTGTGCCCGCACGTTCAATTGCTTGTTCAATCGTTTCAGTCGTTAATACGCCAAAGATGACTGGAATGCCTTCTTGCATATTAATGGCAGAAACGCCTTTCGCTACTTCATTGCATACGTAGTCAAAATGAGGCGTCGATCCGCGAATCACTGTGCCAAGCGTAATCACTGCATCGTACTTGTTTGAAGCAGCCATCTTCTTCGCAACAAGTGGAATTTCAAAAGCGCCTGGAACCCATGCAACGTCAATATTTTCTTTCTCCACACCATGACGGCGTAATGCATCTTCTGCCCCACCTAGTAACTTTCCTGTAATAAACTCATTAAATCGACCAACAACAATCCCTATTTTTAAATCCGTTCCTACTAAATGACCTTCAAATATTTTTCCCATGAAATTTTCCCCCTTAAGCGTGTATTAAATGTCCAAGTTTTGTTTTTTTCGTTTCCATATATCTTCTATTTTCTTCTTTCGCAGGCATTTCGATTGGCAGTCGCTCAATAACTTGGACGCCATTCGTTTCAAGCCCTGTAATTTTTCGTGGATTATTCGTGAGTAATGAAATCTGTGTCACGCCAAGATCTCGTAAAATATGCGCGCCGATTCGATAATCTCTCGCATCGTCCGGAAAACCTAGTTTTTCATTCGCTTCGACAGTATCATAACCTTCGTCTTGTAATAGATAAGCTTTCATTTTATTAACAAGTCCGATTCCACGGCCTTCTTGTCTCAAGTATAATAAAATACCTTTTCCTTCATTTTCAATTTGCCGCAATGCCGCATGCAGTTGTGGGCCGCAATCGCATCGATTTGAGCCGAAAATATCGCCAGTTAAACATTCCGAATGAACACGAACTAGAACATTTTCATGCATTTCTATTTCACCTTTTACAAAAGCAAGATGTTCTTGTCCAGTTAATTTCTCTACATACGTAAAGACTTTGAATTCGCCGAATTGAGTTGATAACTCGATATCAACGACGTGTTCAACTAACGATTCGCGTGCCTGCCGATAATTCACTAACTCTTCAATCGTTAAAATAACTAAGTCAAAACGTTCTGCGATTTCTTTTAACTCTGGCCCTCTTGCCATCGTGCCATCCGGATTCAAAATTTCACAAATAACCCCGGCAGGTTCCGCTCCAGAAAGCTTTGCTAGGTCAACAGCCGCCTCCGTATGGCCAGGTCGCTCAAGTACACCCCCACTTTTCGCAATTAACGGGAATATATGCCCAGGCCTGTTAAATTCTTCAGGTTTTGCATTTGGATTTAGCATACTTAAAATCGTAGCTGACCGTTCAAATGTGGAAATTCCTGTATGCGTTGTGACATGGTCAATCGACACTGTAAAAGCTGTGCGATATGGGTCACTATTTTCTGCCGCCATAAGCGGTAACTGTAATTGAGCTGCCATTTCTTCCTCAATCGGTACGCAAATAAGTCCCTTTCCTTCAGACGCCATAAAGTTAATCATTTCGGGTGTCGCATATTTGCCTAAGGCGAGAAAGTCACCTTCGTTTTCTCTATCTTCATCGTCAACAACGATAATCGCTTTGCCTTTTTTTAATTCTTCAATCGCTTTTTCTACTGTCGTATACAAATTAGTCACCCCTTAATTTAGAAAACCATTTTGTGCAAGTAGTGACATTGTCACAGCACTCTGTTGTTTATCTTCTTTTTTAGATAATAATCGTTCAATATATTTCGCTAACATATCACATTCTACATTCACAATGTCGCCAACGCGTTTTTGTCCAATAATAGAGTCAGCTTGCGTAACCGGAATTAACGAAATAACAAATCCATTATCTGTCACATCAAAAACTGTGAGTGACGTTCCATCCACTGTCACAGACCCTTTTTGAATAAAATACTGTAATAATTCAGGTGCAATGTTAATTTCCATGTAAATTGCATTTTCTCTCTGTTGAACGGTCACTATTTCGCCAGTTCCATCAACATGTCCACTTACAAAATGACCGCCAAACCGACCATTTGCTGCCATTGCTCGTTCTAAATTGACACGACTTCCTACTTGTAAGGAATGAATCGTCGTTGCTTTTACCGTTTCAGGCATCACATCTGCTGTAAAATAGGACGTTGTAAAATCTTTAACCGTTAAACAAACACCATTTACCGCAATACTGTCCCCTTTATTGACATCTTCAAGGACCTTCGTACATTGGATTTGAAGCGTTAAAGAATTCGCGCCCCGATTTGCAGATTGAATTGTACCGATTTCTTCTACAATCCCAGTAAACACTATGACTCACCTTCCTTTCGAAACTGAGCATGAATTCTAATATCATTGCCAATTTTTTTCACATCTAGGAATGAAAGTCCTTCACTTTCTGCCATAAAGGAACGCGTTTCATCCATAAAAATCGTCGGACCATTGCCGATTAATTTTGGCGCTACGTATAAATAAAGTTCATCAGCCAACCGCGCATTCATAAAACTCGAATGGATGCGACTGCCGCCCTCGACAAATAAGGTCATAATTCCTTTTTGCGCAAGACGTGTTAGTACTTCCTCCAAAAAATGTGCAGAATCTGGAATTCTTTCAATAGATACATTGGAATATGTCGTTAATTGATCATTCAATTTTGTTGATTCCAATGTAAAAATAATTGTTTCTACAGCACCATCTATAATAACATTTGCTGTTTCGGGTGTTCGTAACTGTCGATCTAAAATAATTCGAATTGGATTCTTTCCACCATGGGGCAAACGGGTGGTTAGGAAAGGATTATCATGAAGTACGGTGTCAACGCCAACTAAAATTGCATCATGGGTATGACGGAGTTGATGGACATCTGTTCTAGAGGTTTCAGATGTAATCCATTTACTATCCCCATTTTGCGTTGCAAGTCGACCATCTAGGGTAGTGGCCGCTTTCAAAGTGACGTATGGTTTACCGTTTTGAATAAAATGAAAAAATGCGCGATTTAAATAGTCTGCCTCTTCCTGTAAAACACCGGTGCTTACTTCAATACCGGCTTGCTTTAGAATTTCGATGCCTCGTCCGTTCACAGAAGGATTTGGATCTGTTGACGCAATGATTACGCGACGAATCCCGCTTGAAATAATGAGTTCTGTACAAGGCGGTGTCTGTCCATGATGTGCACATGGTTCAAGGGTGACGTATAAATCCGCACCGAAAGCTGCTGCTCCCGCCATCTTTAATGCATGAACCTCAGCATGGGGAGTTCCCGCTTTTAAGTGGGCGCCTGTCCCAATAATTTGACCATTTTTTACACAAACGGCACCAACAAGAGGATTCGGTGAAGTTTGTCCTTCTGCACTTTGCGCCAATTGTAACGCTAATTTCATCATATTTTCATCAATCATCGACATTCCCCCTTTCAATTGTTAAAGAGGGCAATCTATTATCGGCATTGTACGTATTCCACAAAACTTCTCCCATCCAGACTTTAACTGTCGGTGCCGGAGTTTCACCAGCTCCACCGTTTTCTAGCAAGTAGAAAAGCGGGTCACGGACTAACAAGCATTACGCTCGATCACCGTCGGTAAGGAATTTCACCTTGCCCCGAAGTTATTTGAAAATATCGTACTTTCTTAAACCTACCACATCATTTTATAATAATCAATAGTAGTTTTTAGATTTATAGAACAAAAAAATGAAAATCATGACTTTAGATTCGTGTAATTAAGCCCAATTAACTTGAAGTTCGACAAGGTTATTCGATCTATTTTTCATTTTCACAACAAGTCTATTTGACTATTACTCTTTCTTCGACAATTATAATTTAACATATAAAAAGCATCGCTAAATTAAGCGATGCCCTTTGTTTCTCTTATTTTTGTAAGTCTTCAATTGAGTCGATGTCCATATATCTTGGAACGACTAAACCGATTTTTACACCTTCCATATTAATGCCAAGCTCTTCGAAGTCACCTTCAAATTTTTCAGCATATGTTTCGTGTGTAATCGGTAACCATGCTGCAAGAGAAGCATCTGCGCTGCCATTTGCAACAGCTGTCCATAATGGACCTGCTTCTACTTGTGTAAGTGTAACCTTATAGCCCATATCTTCCAGAACAATTTTCATAACGTTATGACTTGCGATTTCACTATCCCATGCTACGTATGCAAGTTTAATTTTATCGCCATTAACTTTATCGATACCATCTGTCCATTCTGATACCTTATCTTCATTTGCGTCAATCCAGTTTTGAGCTGCTACTTCTTCTTTCTCACCGTCTTGAATTGCAATCATAACCTCGGCCATGTCCTCTTCTGTCCAATTAAAGTTCGACAAAATTGCATGTGCCTCCGGAAGATCATCTTCTAACCCAATACGACCAATCGTACGGATTTGTTCTTCTCCGCCAAAAGAACCTTTTGGATCTTCAAGATATTTAAGCTTAAACTCCGCAAATTTCCAGTGCGGTGTCCAACCTGTAACAATAATTGGTTCTTCTTTATCATATGCTTTTTTCAGCGCTGCCGTCATTGCAGAACCTGAACCTGTAGTTAGCGTCCACTCATCTAATTCATAATCTTCAATTGCACGGTCAGCTGCTTCCATAATCCCAGCACCTGGGTCAATTCCTGTAATTTTATAATCTACTGATTCACCAACTGTTGTGTCATCATCTGAACCTGATTCTTTCTTAGTTGTATCGTCACTTCCACATGCTGCAAGTCCTAGTGCAAGCAATGCTGCTGCACCTAATCCAAATACTTTTTTCTTCAAAATCATTATGAAATTCCTCCTTGTTTCTTCGATCCTGCGTGTTGCGTGATGCGGTCTAAAATAATGGCAACAATGACAATCGCCACGCCGACTTCAACACCAACACCCGTTTTTAATTGTGTAACGGCTCGGTAAACTTCTTCACCAAGTCCGGGAGCACCTACCATTGACGCAATCACGACCATTGAAAGTGAAAGCATAATACTTTGGTTCACACCTGCTAAAATTGTCGGCTTAGCAAGCGGAATTTGAATCTTCACTAAACGTTGCCATGTTGTTGAACCGAATGCTTCAGTTGCTTCGATTAAATCCGTTGGCACTTGCTGAATCCCTAACATCGTTAAACGAATTGTCGGTGGCATTGCAAAAATAACTGATGCAACAACCCCCGGTACAACCCCGATGTTAAAGAAGAAAATAGCTGGGATTAAATAAACAAATGCTGGCATCGTCTGCATTAAATCTAGAATCGGATTCGTAATTTGTTTCACAGTTTTATTTTGTGATGCCAAAATCCCAATCGGTATCCCTATAACTACCGCAAAAAAGACGGCTGTCACAACTAGTGCTAGCATTTGCAACATCGGATACCATAAACCTAAATAGTCTATGAATAAGAATCCAATCAGTGTAAATAGCCCAATTTTTCTCGTTGAAATAAACCAAGCAAGTAAAGCAAATATGACTGCCAACAAAATTGATGGCACAAGGTTTAATAAATCGACTGATCCTTCTACAATTGCTTCTAAAAACGTTGAAATCCCATCAAATAACGGCGCAAAAATATCTGTTAACCATTGAACGCCATCGTCAATCCAGTCGGCAAATGGAAGGCGTGGTAAAAATTTATCCAATCTCCTCTACCTCCAACTCTGCGTCTGCAGAAACGACCCCATTACCATTAATAAAGCTGTCATTTCCAGATAATGCACCAATTAATGCACCACGAATAATAATTCCTTTAAGACGTTTCTCTTCATCCACAACCGCTACTGGAATCGTCGCTGTCGATACAGTGTCAAACAACTCTGTGAGTACACAATCTTCCAACACAGTCTGGATATCAGTAATGAGAATATCTTCCAAAGATTTCCCTTCACCAACTGCAGCATCTGCATCTTGTGCGGTCACTGCCCCTAATAGACGATGTTGCTTATCAGTTACATACATAGAGGAGATTCGCAGTCGTTTCATCAGACGAAGCGCCACCCGAGGACCACGGTCAATTTGTACCGAATCTGCTTGCTTCATAATATGAGCAGCTGTCAATACTTTCGATAAATCAACATCTTCAACGAATTTTTCAACGTATTCATTAGATGGATTCATTAAGATTTCTTCAGGTGTTCCAATTTGAACAATTTCTCCGTCCCTCATTAGAGCGATCCGATCGCCAATTCGAAGGGCTTCATCTAAATCATGGGTAATGAAAATAATTGTTTTCCCCATATCATTATGAAGCTGTAATAACTCATCTTGCATATCTTTACGAATTAACGGATCTAAGGCACTAAAAGCCTCATCCATCAACAAAATATCTGGATCGTTTGCAATGGCACGTGCTAGTCCAACACGTTGCTGCATGCCCCCGCTTAATTGAGATGGATATTGTTCTTCGTATCCGGCTAACCCAACTAATCTAAGTGATTCTATTGCTTTCTCTTTTCGTTCTTCTTTCGAAACACCTTGAATTTCCAATCCATATTCCGTGTTGGAAAGAATTGTTTTATGTGGAAATAGGGCAAAGTTTTGAAATACCATCCCAATTTTTTCACGACGAACTTTACGCAGTTTTTCTTTGTTCATTTGAACGATATCTTCACCGTCCAATAATATATGTCCCATCGTTGGGTCTATCAGTCTATTTAATAGACGAACAAGTGTAGATTTCCCACTTCCAGATAGTCCCATGATGACAAAGATTTCGCCTTCATACACATCAAAAGAAGCATGATTTACACCAACTGTGGATCCAGTTGCTTTTAAAATGTCTCCTTTTGTCTTTCCTTCTTGAAGTAATTGAGCCGCACGCTTCGTATGTTTACCGAAGATTTTCGTTGCTTGCTTCACTTCAATTTTCTTCTTACTATGTTGCACTTCCATTTTTACACTCCCTCGTTATTTACGAATGTTTACTAGTATAACTATAAACTTAGTACTTTACAACCTTTCTTACAATTTATTTAGTTTGTACAGAAAAAACCGTACAAACTTTAGGTTAAAAAAATTGATTTTCAATAGGAGTTAAACTATGCTATATGAAGAATATTTGACTAGGCTTTTAATAAGCTGAAAGCTATAAGGAGATAGCAGTATGAATGGATATGACAAACTTTTACGTTCACGCAAGCGCATTATGGAATCCATCACTCAGAACATCCATTTATTTGGTCAACCCCCTTCTGCCGGAAGACAATACAGTATGCTGTTCTTTGAAAATAAATCGATGACTTTAGACGAAATGGCTGAAGAACTAGGTATGAGTAAAACAAGCATGAGTACGTCTATTCGTTCATTAGCAGAATCTAAATTGGTTGAACGTGTATGGGAACGCGGTGTCCGAAAAGATTTATATAAGGTAAATGATGATTGGTACCAAAACTTCATTGATACTTTTTCACTTAGATGGGGAAGATCAATTTCTTTGCACTTAAGTGCGATTAGAAGGTCTAAACGGGAACTCCAAGAACTCATTGAAGATGAGTCAGCTGACGAAGAAGTGGTAGAACTAGCAAAGCAGGATATTGAAAAGCTAAATTATATGAGGAGTTATTATGAATGGTTAGAACGGCTTGTTGATGCGTTTGAAGACCATAAAATTTTTGATCTTGTGCCGAAAAATGAAAAGGAATATTAAAATGCAAAAACGACAATCAGTGCAAAATAACTGATTGTCGTTTTCTGTAGTCCAGTGGCTAACGAGCCAATTTGTTTAGCTATGGAACACTTCAAGCTATAATGAAACTAACTAAAAGGAGAGGGATTATATGGCCAAAGCAACTGTCTACACGACAACAACATGCCCATATTGCACAATGATGACAGATTACTTAACAGAACAAAATATTCCGTATGAGGAAATTAACGTGCAAGAAGATGTAAAGGCCCAGCGTAAATTAATCGCGGAGACCGGTGAGATGGGTGTTCCGCAAACGAAGCTAAACGACAAATGGATTTTAGGTTTCAATCCGGCTGAAATTCAAGAAGCGTTGAAGGGATAAATGTAATTGATCAAACGTTTATTTTCATGTAAATCATGTAGTTATCATAAGTTCGATACTAGGGAAAGAAGATTCCCCAAAATATGCCTTGGTCATGTTGCCATGGCCATTACAGGAATTGTTCTTGTCTATATGCAATGGATGCAGTAATGGATTAACCTCCTTTTCAAATAGAAGAGGAGGTTTATTTGTGTTTACTTAGCTATTTCTATGTTCGTTACCAACTCAACGCTTACATTTCCTTGAATCGCTCTGCTAATCATGCAAGAATTCTCTGCTTTTTCCGCTAGCCTTTGTGCAAGTGCGATTTCTTTATCTGTAGCACCTAGCTTTAAAATAATATGCGGTTTATGAATGATTTTTTTATATGTAATGACACCATTTGTTACATCGACCACACCAACTGATTCCATTTCTAATTGGTCTTTCTCAAGCTTACTTCGTTCCATCATCGCCGCCAGCGTAATGATATAGCACGTTGCTGCTGCCCCCAATAGCATTTCATCTGGATTTGTCCCAATTCCAGGTCCATCCATTTCGGGTGGGATAGATACTCTTGTTTTCAACTGCCCTGCCTCTATCGTCCCCACATCATTCCGACCGCCTGGCCACTTCGCTGTTAAATGAAATAAATGCTCCGCCATTCGCTTTCCCCTCCGATTTCTATATTTATTATACGGTAGTTAACTTAATTATTGCGCCCCCTGGAACAAATGCGTATGTTAAAGTGATAATATACTTGACTGTCCGAGTACAGTGGGACTTCGTTGATTGGAGTGGAGGGCGGCGAGGGCGTGCTCTCAAACGCTTCGCTTTTTGGTCGCAAAAGCCGTTCTTCGTGACGGCTTTTCCTGTGGGATTAGCTGGACAGGTAAGACCCCGCAGGGAGCGAAGCGACTAAGGAGGCTCACCGCCAGCCCCACGGAAAGCGTCCGCCCGGAACGAAAATCAACATTGTTCATGATTCACTCTAGAAATGTTAATTGTGATATTAGTTAACGTGTCAATTTCATTAATCACCAAAAAAGTAGAGGATACTTTCTCTCCTCTACTTTAATCATTCTATAATTTAACGTCTACAATATGTTCTTCATGCTCATGTAAATCTTCTTCATCTTCTACATGAATGATAATGGTATATTGTTCTGCTTCTTCAAACGTGTAAAGTGCGGTATATTCTCCCGCCTTTTCTTCTTTTGCATCTACCCAATCATGTTCATCAGAATTATCTTCATACCAAATTTCATAACGAACATTCAATTATTCTAATGGTAATTCATCTAATTCAACATGTACGATCAGTTCTTTTTCTTCACCAGCAGCAACATCTGTTGGCTTCATAAAATGCATAGAAAAGCCTTCTGTATGGTAATCATGCCCACTACTTTCTTCATACTTCCCGCCACTTCCAACAGTCACTTGTTCAACAGGCATTGTATGTAGACCTTTTGCTGTAACATGGACTTGAATATGGAAGAGTCCATCATGATCAAATGATGTTTCGGCTGTATAAACGCCTTCTTTTTCATTTGTTGAATCAATCATGACACTATCAGACTTCTTGCCTTCTTCCCAGACTTCATAGACCACTTCATCAGCATCATCTATTTTCTGATTGCCCATTGTGACAAGAGATGACATGTGAACGGTTTCACCAACTTCAACTTCATTCGTTACTGTTAATTTAACAAGTAGCGGTTCTAGTTCTGTTACATCTTCGATAAGTTCTTCTTTTTTCGTACAAGCGACTAATGTTCCCAACACGAGTGTAAATAGTAATACGGCAATTATTCGTTTCAAAAATAACTCCCCCAGTACTGCTTAATGTTTTCGTAAAACCCACATATTCAGTATAATTATACACAGAGGTTAAGAAGTTTTGGTGAAGTTAGAACACAGTCATTACTTCACCGAAACTTCAACCTTACCATATATCATTTTCCATAAAGCTATGGAATGAAATGAGGGAATACTATGTCTAATTACACAGTCATGATTATTGACGATGAAAGTCAAATGAGAAATCTTGTTCGCGATTTCTTAGAACGTGAACATTATAAAGTCGTCGAGGCAACAGATGGTGCGCATGCACTATCAATACTTCAACAAACAAAAACCGATTTATTTATTGTAGATGTTATGATGCCTTTTATGGATGGCTTTGAATTTGCTGAAAAAGTGAAACGCTACTCTCCTGCCCCGATCATTTTTTTATCCGCGAAAGGTGATGAGTGGGATAAAGTGAAAGGCTTGAAACTCGGTGGAGATGATTATATCGTCAAACCTTTTCATCCCCAAGAATTACTTGCCCGTGTTGAATCTGTTTTAAGACGAACTTATCAAAGTATTGAGCGAGCAGAATTGTTACGCGTTGGCCCGATCAGTATCGATACGGAATCACATACAGCGACAGCTGATGGTGAGCCGCTTTCCCTGACATTAAAAGAATATGGTCTATTAAAGTTATTCATCCAAAACACAGGACGCGTTTATTCAAGAGAACAATTACTTGAAACGATTTGGGGAGAAAATCACCAAAGTACAGAGCGCACGGTTGATACACATATTAAAACGCTTCGTTTAAAACTTGGCCCCTACAATAATTTTATCGAAACGGTTTGGGGCATTGGTTATCGATTTGAGGTGTCACATGAAAAGGAAGAATCTGACGTTTAGTAAAAAAATTATTATTCTACTCCTTTCCAGCATTGGTTTTACAATCCTTTTTTCATTTTTCTTTATCCATTATTTATATTCAAAACTATATTTGACAAGTATTGAGGAGTCGATTATTTATCAAGGGCATAGAACTGCTTCTCACTATCATTACGGAGAATTAAGCGAAGAAATTATTGAGAAAATCCAGTGGTACAATATTGTATCTGAATACGAAATTATTGTCGTGGATGATTTAGATGAACTGTCCTCCTATTTTCCTTATCAAATCAACACACAAGCCTTGTTAGAAGGTGATGATTACGAAACATTAAACCAAGGAAAATATGTGATGAAAGAAGGCTATGTAAAGGAACTTGATAGAGAAATCATCGGTGCTATTTTCCCGATTAGAGGAGAATATGAACTAATCGGTTTTATTTATATCTATGTTCCACTTGCCGCAATCCAGGATGTTTTTAAGGAAAGTATTCCTTTACTCATTGGTACGGGACTAATTTTCTTTTGTCTTCTGTTCATTATCGTCTGGTCGTTTTGGCGCTCATTATTTAATCCACTCAAAAAACTCGAGCACCATGCCGTTGAGGTTGCGAATGGTAATTATGAAAATCGATTGGCCATTCGATATGACGATGAAGTTGGTCAAGTTGCAAAAACGTTTAATATGATGACTGAATCACTTGAACAACAAGAAATACGACAAAAAGAATTCATCTCAAACATCGTTCACGAACTTCGAACGCCACTAACTTATGTCAGCGGTTACACACAAGCTTTAAAACAAGACTTTTCTTCCAAAAATAGAGATAACTATTTGAACACGATTGAAAAGGAAACAGAACGAATAAACAAATTAATTACCGATTTAGTTGACTTGTCTCATTTGCAAGAAGGTTTATATACGATGACAAAGCAACCGTTAGCCATCGCACAAGTTCTGTTAGACACGATTGATTTATTTTTAATTCATAGTCAAAAGAAGCAGATTCAACTTCAAGTAACAGTCGACGAAGAGTTAATTGTGTTAGGCGATGCGAAACGTATCCAACAAGTCTTTTATAATATTATTGATAATGCAATTAAGTACTCAAAGATTGATAACGACGTGTTTATATCATTGGAAAACGATAATGAACACGCCAAATTTCAAGTACAAAACCTTGGTACAGTCATTGATGCGGAAGATATTCCGTATATCGGCAACCGATTTTTTCGTACAGATAAAGCACGCAATCGAACGACGGGCGGTACTGGTCTTGGATTATCAATTGTTAAAGAAATTACACGGCTTCACGATGGTCAATTTTCGATTACTAGTGATGTGAACGACGGAACGATTGTGACGGTTCAACTACCACTATTATAAGGAAGAGATATAATGAAGTTTCGATTAGTCGGATATTTACTTGTTCTGTCTACCATTTTGCTAGCGGCATGCAATTCTTCGTCTATGCCAATAGAAAGAATAGAAACTTTCACTTTTACCAATCAAAATGGAGACGCATATGGGATGGAAGATTTGCATGGTAACGTTTGGATTGCCAATTTTATCTTCACAAGTTGTCAAACCGTTTGCCAACCGATGACAGCTGAAACGGCATCACTGCAGGAAAAATTAAAAGCCAAAGGACTCCCAGTGACTTTTATTTCATTTACAGTTGATCCGGAAGTCGATACGCCGGAAAGGTTGCATTCTTTTGTCATGGATTTTACAAATGACCTTTCAAATTGGCACTTACTTACAGGTTATTCACCAGATGATATTGAAATATTTGCACGGGAACATTTTAAAACCATCGTGCATAAGCCACCATCATCTTCCCAAGTGATTCATAGTTCAAATTACT
This window of the Sporosarcina pasteurii genome carries:
- a CDS encoding MFS transporter, whose translation is MGVPVKNEKPERRSTLRLLLLVAGIILLTTNLRAPITSVGPVVPLIRDGLGISNTMVGALTTIPLLAFGLLSPFAPRLARRFGMEFVLFFVLIAITFGLIARPLGGISILYIGTIFIGAGIAIANVLMPAFIKMKFENNIGVMTGIYSISMNITAALAAGLSIPIATASSFGWKASIGVWAIFAVIALLVWIPQLRNQQKASSQGNENHKGNSLLRSKLAWKITIFMGLQSLLFFCIAAWFPVILQDRGMTAEKAGWMLSSVQLAQLPFTFIVPIIAGRMKNQIPLVWVTFITLILGLSGILSGSMALVLPSAILFGIATAFAFGLAMMFFMLRTENIFEAAGLSAMAQTFGYLLAATGPALFGLLYDLTGGWTIPIFLLVFSSIVLLIVGLGAGKDNYVSKPPQTTTEK
- the ribE gene encoding 6,7-dimethyl-8-ribityllumazine synthase, yielding MGKIFEGHLVGTDLKIGIVVGRFNEFITGKLLGGAEDALRRHGVEKENIDVAWVPGAFEIPLVAKKMAASNKYDAVITLGTVIRGSTPHFDYVCNEVAKGVSAINMQEGIPVIFGVLTTETIEQAIERAGTKAGNKGWDAGTAAIEMANLMKEI
- a CDS encoding bifunctional 3,4-dihydroxy-2-butanone-4-phosphate synthase/GTP cyclohydrolase II, whose protein sequence is MYTTVEKAIEELKKGKAIIVVDDEDRENEGDFLALGKYATPEMINFMASEGKGLICVPIEEEMAAQLQLPLMAAENSDPYRTAFTVSIDHVTTHTGISTFERSATILSMLNPNAKPEEFNRPGHIFPLIAKSGGVLERPGHTEAAVDLAKLSGAEPAGVICEILNPDGTMARGPELKEIAERFDLVILTIEELVNYRQARESLVEHVVDIELSTQFGEFKVFTYVEKLTGQEHLAFVKGEIEMHENVLVRVHSECLTGDIFGSNRCDCGPQLHAALRQIENEGKGILLYLRQEGRGIGLVNKMKAYLLQDEGYDTVEANEKLGFPDDARDYRIGAHILRDLGVTQISLLTNNPRKITGLETNGVQVIERLPIEMPAKEENRRYMETKKTKLGHLIHA
- the ribE gene encoding riboflavin synthase, with amino-acid sequence MFTGIVEEIGTIQSANRGANSLTLQIQCTKVLEDVNKGDSIAVNGVCLTVKDFTTSYFTADVMPETVKATTIHSLQVGSRVNLERAMAANGRFGGHFVSGHVDGTGEIVTVQQRENAIYMEINIAPELLQYFIQKGSVTVDGTSLTVFDVTDNGFVISLIPVTQADSIIGQKRVGDIVNVECDMLAKYIERLLSKKEDKQQSAVTMSLLAQNGFLN
- the ribD gene encoding bifunctional diaminohydroxyphosphoribosylaminopyrimidine deaminase/5-amino-6-(5-phosphoribosylamino)uracil reductase RibD yields the protein MIDENMMKLALQLAQSAEGQTSPNPLVGAVCVKNGQIIGTGAHLKAGTPHAEVHALKMAGAAAFGADLYVTLEPCAHHGQTPPCTELIISSGIRRVIIASTDPNPSVNGRGIEILKQAGIEVSTGVLQEEADYLNRAFFHFIQNGKPYVTLKAATTLDGRLATQNGDSKWITSETSRTDVHQLRHTHDAILVGVDTVLHDNPFLTTRLPHGGKNPIRIILDRQLRTPETANVIIDGAVETIIFTLESTKLNDQLTTYSNVSIERIPDSAHFLEEVLTRLAQKGIMTLFVEGGSRIHSSFMNARLADELYLYVAPKLIGNGPTIFMDETRSFMAESEGLSFLDVKKIGNDIRIHAQFRKEGES